In Bacillus carboniphilus, the DNA window ACATTAGGAATTGTAGGAAAGACGGGAAGTGGGAAGACAACGTTTGTGAAGCAGCTCCTCAAGTTTTATCCAAAAGGAGAAGGCGAGCTCACTATTTCAAATGTACCGATTGAAAATCAAAGAATGGAACAGGTTCGTGGGTTTGTCGGATATGTACCACAGGATCATACATTGTTCTCGAAAACGGTTCGTGAAAATATTTTATTCGGTAGACCAGAGGCAAACGAAGAAGAGCTTAACAAAGCCATTGCTTTGGCTGCTTTTGATCAGGATTTACCGTTCCTTCCTGAAGGATTAGAAACACTTGTAGGGGAAAAAGGTGTAGCGTTATCCGGAGGTCAAAAACAAAGAATATCAATTGCACGGGCCCTGATTAAGGATCCAGAAATTTTGATTCTAGATGATTCTCTTTCAGCCGTTGATGCTAAGACTGAATCCAAAATTATCTCAAACATTAGAAAAGAACGGGATGGAAAAACAACGATCATCACTACTCACCGTTTGTCCGCTGTACAACATGCGGATTGGATTATTGTATTAGACGATGGGGTCATCGTAGAAGAAGGAACCCATGAATCCCTCATGAAAATAGAAGGTGGTTGGTACAGGGAACAATATATGAATCAACAACTAGAAACAGCTGTCACGGGAGGTGACAATGAATGAAAACAGGTAAACGATTAGTTCAATATGCGTTAAATTTTAAAGGTATGATTATTGCTGCACTTTTAATGCTGTCAGTGTCAGTTGGAGCCGAGCTAATGGGACCATTTATAGCGAAAAAACTCATTGATAATCACATTATCGGCATTGAATCACCATGGCATGAAACAACAGCAGGGAAGGAAGCTGTTGAATACAATGGAAGTTACTATAAACGTGAAGCATACTTTGAACCTGGTGAGGAGAAGGGCGAAGCGGCCCGCATTCTTCAGGTCAATCGAGATTTTATCTTTGTTCCTTCAAGCGTCGAATTTGATGGGAAAAGAAGTTTTGAGGACGGACAATTAACCATCACAAATGGGGATCGATCTCAAAGTTATCCAGCTACGGAGCTAAGTACTGGGCAAGTTATGGCTTTTTATCAGCCGGAGATTCCTAAAATTATGGTCTTGATTGGAGCCTATTTCGGATTGTTAGTAGTTGCATCCTTTTTCCAATACGGTCAGCGATACTACTTACAGAATGCTGCCAACCGTATTATTCAAAAGATGAGAAATGATGTATTCCAGCATATCTCCCGTCTCCCGATTCAATATTTTGACAATCTACCGGCGGGGAAAGTTGTGTCACGAATTACAAATGATACAGAGGCTATTCGCGAACTGTATGTTGCGGTTTTGGCTAACTTCTTTACGAGTATCATTTATATCATTGGAGTGTTTATCGGTTTATTCATCTTAAATCCAACATTAGCTTCATGGTGTCTATTGTTAGTGCCGATTTTAGTGATTTGGATGAGGCTATACCGAAAATTTGCTTCTGTCTATAACCATGTCATCCGTTCAAAAGTGAGTGAGATTAACGGGAAGCTAAACGAGTCCATTCACGGGATGACCATTATTCAAGCTTTTAAAAGAGAAAAAGAGACGAGAGATGAGTTCGAAGCTTTGAATAAAGAGCATTTTACCTTCCAGAATAAGATGCTTAACCTAGATTCCTTGACAGGACATAATTTGACCTGGGTTTTACGAAATCTTGTGTTTGTCGGCTTCATTTGGCACTTTGGGGGGCAATCTCTCGGAGTTGGAAGCGTAGTTTCACTAGGTGTTTTGTATGCATTTGTTGACTATATTACTCGTTTGTTTGAGCCAGTCAACGGAATTGTGAATCAACTGGCCAACCTTGAGCAGGCACTCGTTGCAGGTGAACGAGTTTTTAAGCTGATGGATGAAGAAGGAATTCCGGTCAGCGATGAAGATATGCCACGTGTGAAGGGGCATGTTGAGTTTGACCATGTTTCTTTTGCTTATAAAGAAGAGGAATATGTATTAAAAGATATCGACTTTGAAGCAAAACCAGGGCAAACCGTAGCATTAGTCGGGCATACGGGATCTGGAAAAAGTTCAATTTTGAACCTGTTATTCCGTTTTTATGACTGCCAAAAAGGAGCTATCAAGATAGACGGAGTAGATGTGAAAGATATTCCACAACAAACACTGAGAAAACATATGGCCATTGTTCTCCAAGACCCATTCTTGTTTACAGGAACGGTTGCATCCAACATCGGAATGGACGATGCAAAGATTTCGCGTGAAAGAATGGAGCAGGCTTTGAAAGCAGTAGGTGGCGAAAAGATATTGAAGCATCTTGAAAAGGGGCTCGATGAACCGGTAGTTGAAAAAGGAAGCACTTTGTCCTCTGGTCAACGTCAATTAATCAGTTTTGCACGTGCTTTGGCATTTGACCCAGCTATCCTGGTATTGGATGAAGCGACATCCAATATCGATACAGAAACCGAAGCTATGATTCAAGAAGCCATGGATGTACTAAGTAAAGGTAGAACGACATTTATCATTGCTCACCGTTTATCTACGATTAAAAATGCGGACCTTATTTTGGTGTTAGACCGCGGGCAGGTTGTTGAACGTGGTAACCATGAAGAACTCATGGAGCATGGTGGGAAGTACTATCAAATGTATCAGTTGCAAAAAGGTCAGAAGAATTCGATGGTGGTTTAGGGATTGAGGGGACCCTCTGTGTCTTTGTGACGCAGGGGGTTTTTGTTGTTTTCGGCTGGGTGTTTCCATAAAATGGAGATATACCATGAAAGGAGATGTGAGAATGCATGCAAGATTTGAAGCCGTTGGTACCGTCTGATGAGTTGAGGATCTATCGGGTATTGGATGGAAGAAACTCATTGTCAGAAAAGGACAAACAGCAGCTATGGAAGTTGGAGAGAGGTTTTGAAGGAGAGATGGAATTTAGTAGGTTGGTAATGGAGCGGGACATCGAAGGTATTTTACTGAATGACTTGCTTTATGAGTACAAGGGCTCCCTTTTTCAAGTGGACAAGCTCTTACTTATTAACAATTCCATTCTGCTGCTAGATATTAAGAATCATGAAGACGACTATATTATTAAAGAGGGGAAGTGGCATAATGAAAGGACTGGTCAAGACATAAGGAATCCAGTAGAGCAGTTAAACAGATGTGAGACATTATTGACTAACCTCTTGCAAGACCTCGGAAATAAAAATGCCCTCGAAAGTTCATTAGTCTTTGTAAATCCAGAATTTTTTTTATACAACGCCCCAGTTGACCAACCGATTATATTCCCTTCACAGATTAACCGCTTTTTAAATAAACTTCAGAAGAAATCATTGAGTGTGAAAAAATCCCAATTTATTTTAGCAGAAAAGTTGATATCTCTCTGTAAAAAAGAAAATCCTTTTACGCGTGTTCCACCATACAATTTTGAGGAGTTGAAAAAAGGGGTTTTATGTGAGAGGTGTAGGAGGTTTATGAGGAAGTTGAGGGGGAGGACTTTGGTTTGTGATGGGTGTGGCTCTTTGGAGAGGGTGGAGAGTGCTATTGTTCGAGGTGTAAAAGAATTTGTGTTGTTGTTCCCTGAGAAAAAAGTAACCACCAATCATATTTATGAATGGTGTAAAGTAGTTGAATCTAAGCATACTATTCGAAGGGTTTTGTCGGAGCATTTTGAAGTAGTTGGAAAGTGGAAATCCACTCATTTCATTGAAAAGATGGAGGAGTAGGATTACTGTTACGGTTTATGTTCTAGTTTTAAAGCCGGGGTGAGAAAAGTAGAACATAAGTAAGTTTTATGTCCTAGTTTTGGAGTAGAGAAAGAAAAAAGAGAACGAAAATCCGGTTTATGTTCTGGTTTTGGAGCAGAGGAAAGAAAAGTAGAACAAAAGTAAGTTTTATGTCCTAGTTTTGNAGTAGAACAAAAGTAAGTTTTATGTCCTAGTTTTGAAACCGAAAAAGAAAAAAGAGAATTAAAATCCTGCTACGAAAACACTCATAAGCTTCCCACCCCCAAAAACCGGCCCTTCCTGTAAAATTTCACCACTCCCCCGAATAATCATAGAACAATAAGGGTAAACAATCGGATAGAGTATAGAGGAGTGTGATTGTATGGAATATCGGATTGAGAAAGACACTTTAGGTGAAGTGAAGGTTCCCAAGGATAAGCGGTGGGGAGCGCAGACACAGAGGAGTATACAGAACTTTGCTATTGGGAATGAAACTATGCCAAAAGAGGTGATCATGGCTTTTGCTCAGCTGAAGAAGGCGGCAGCTATCGTGAATTATCAATACGGTAAGCTTTCATCGGAAAAGAAAGACGCGATTACAGCAGCCTGTGACGAAATTTTAGAGGGAAAGCATGATGATCAGTTTCCATTGAAGGTGTGGCAAACGGGCAGTGGGACTCAATCGAATATGAATACAAATGAAGTGATTGCCTATATTGCTAACCAATCTCTTAAACAACAAACAGTTCATCCGAACGATGATGTGAACATGTCACAAAGCTCCAATGATACGTTTCCAACCGCTATGCATATCGCAGCTTTCCAGAGTGTTCAAGAAAAGTTAATTCCGGCTATAGAGGAAATGATCCAGACCCTACAAAAAAAGGAAGATCAATTTCGAACTTTGGTCAAAATCGGCCGAACACATCTGCAAGACGCAACACCGTTAACGCTTGGTCAAGAGATTAGTGGTTGGCGGGCGATGCTTGAAAAATCAAAAAAGATGATAAAAGAAAGCATGGATCATACGCTGGATTTGGCGATTGGTGGTACAGCTGTCGGGACTGGGATCAATGCAGAACCTGATTTTGGTGACCGAGTGGCGGATGTGCTTAAAACGAACATGGGAATCCCATTCCGATCATCAGCCAATAAGTTTCATGCCTTAACATCACATGACGAACTTGTTTATGCCCATGGTGCCTTAAAAGCACTGGCTGCTGATTTTATGAAGATAGCGAATGATATTAGGTGGTTAGCGAGTGGACCGAGAAGTGGGATTGGTGAATTAACGATTCCGGCCAATGAACCTGGGAGCTCGATTATGCCTGGGAAGGTAAATCCAACCCAAAGCGAAGCAGTAACGATGGTTTGTAGTCAAGTATTCGGAAATGATGTCACCATTGGGTTTGCCGCAAGCCAAGGGAATTTTGAATTAAATGTATTTAAACCAGTGATTATCTATAATTTCCTTCAAACGGTTCAGCTTCTATCGGATAGTATGAAGTCCTTCCATGATAAGTGTTTAGTTGGATTGGTAGCCAACGAGGAAAAAATAGAACGGTATCTACATGATTCTTTGATGTTGGTTACAGCATTAAACCCTCATATTGGCTATGAAAAAGCCGCTGAAATTGCGAAAAAGGCGTTTAATGACAACACTACGCTAAAGGAGTCTGCATTAGCCTTAGGGTACTTGACAGAGGAACAGTTCAACGAATGGGTGGATCCTAAGAAAATGGTCCGTTTTTAAGAAAACAAGAAATACCCCCGCAAAGTGCGGGGGTATTAGCCATTATATTAAATTGTATTAGCGTGCTCCTCCACCAAGTTGGCTTTCTGCCATAGAAACTAGACGCTTAGTGATTTCTCCACCAACAGAACCGTTTGCACGAGAAGTTGCGTCAGCTCCTAATTGTACTCCAAATTCTTGAGCAATTTCGTACTTCATTTGATCAAGTGCTTGTTGTACTCCAGGTACTAATAATTGATTTGAGTTGTTGCTGTTGTTGTTTGCCATTGTCGTTTCATCTCCTCAAATATTATTTGTTTGAATGGTTGGGTTAGCTGGATTTGCACCAGCACACGAGAGTGAAACTCTGTGACCTTCTTGGTGTAACCCATCAATAAAAGCTGTGTTGCTGTGTTGTTTATTTTTATTGTGAGTAATTTTTAAGATTCTATACTTCTAAATTAAAAGGAAATTGCTTCCTTTAATATTATAGATACTTCCAATCCAACTCTCACATAGTCCCATTTCTTTTTAGAGATAATAAAGACTGAACTTATTTTTAAAAGGAAAGGAATTAGGTTGTATGTTTATTTGTCCCCTATGTAATGGATTTGATACAAAAAATGTGACATGTCCAACCTGCCACCATACATTGCATGATAGTGGAAAGGTAAGTGACTATTTCGATGATTATAGTGCCTATATGGATATAGATGGATTAAAAATGGAGAATGGAATTCCAGATGATTTAAAGCATCATATATGTTTACATTTATTCTCTTGCACATCTTGTGGCTATGACCAGATTGTGCAGGTTGATGAACAAACATAAAAAACCACCATGCGGCAGTCTACCTGTTAGGTTCTACCGCAAAGTGGTTGGGTTACTATATTAGATTATTTTTTTAATTGAAGAGCTTCTTCTTGTTGAGATGTTACTTTCGCATCTTCAGGGCGAATTCTCAATTCAGTTTCAACATCGAAGAAGTGCGCTTTATTAAGGTCAAATGCTAGGTCTAGGTTTTGGTTTGCTTTTACATCCGTGCGAGAGTCAACTCTTGCAACGAATTCTTGACCAGCTAGTTGAGAGTAAAGCATAGTT includes these proteins:
- a CDS encoding ABC transporter ATP-binding protein, with protein sequence MKTGKRLVQYALNFKGMIIAALLMLSVSVGAELMGPFIAKKLIDNHIIGIESPWHETTAGKEAVEYNGSYYKREAYFEPGEEKGEAARILQVNRDFIFVPSSVEFDGKRSFEDGQLTITNGDRSQSYPATELSTGQVMAFYQPEIPKIMVLIGAYFGLLVVASFFQYGQRYYLQNAANRIIQKMRNDVFQHISRLPIQYFDNLPAGKVVSRITNDTEAIRELYVAVLANFFTSIIYIIGVFIGLFILNPTLASWCLLLVPILVIWMRLYRKFASVYNHVIRSKVSEINGKLNESIHGMTIIQAFKREKETRDEFEALNKEHFTFQNKMLNLDSLTGHNLTWVLRNLVFVGFIWHFGGQSLGVGSVVSLGVLYAFVDYITRLFEPVNGIVNQLANLEQALVAGERVFKLMDEEGIPVSDEDMPRVKGHVEFDHVSFAYKEEEYVLKDIDFEAKPGQTVALVGHTGSGKSSILNLLFRFYDCQKGAIKIDGVDVKDIPQQTLRKHMAIVLQDPFLFTGTVASNIGMDDAKISRERMEQALKAVGGEKILKHLEKGLDEPVVEKGSTLSSGQRQLISFARALAFDPAILVLDEATSNIDTETEAMIQEAMDVLSKGRTTFIIAHRLSTIKNADLILVLDRGQVVERGNHEELMEHGGKYYQMYQLQKGQKNSMVV
- the fumC gene encoding class II fumarate hydratase is translated as MEYRIEKDTLGEVKVPKDKRWGAQTQRSIQNFAIGNETMPKEVIMAFAQLKKAAAIVNYQYGKLSSEKKDAITAACDEILEGKHDDQFPLKVWQTGSGTQSNMNTNEVIAYIANQSLKQQTVHPNDDVNMSQSSNDTFPTAMHIAAFQSVQEKLIPAIEEMIQTLQKKEDQFRTLVKIGRTHLQDATPLTLGQEISGWRAMLEKSKKMIKESMDHTLDLAIGGTAVGTGINAEPDFGDRVADVLKTNMGIPFRSSANKFHALTSHDELVYAHGALKALAADFMKIANDIRWLASGPRSGIGELTIPANEPGSSIMPGKVNPTQSEAVTMVCSQVFGNDVTIGFAASQGNFELNVFKPVIIYNFLQTVQLLSDSMKSFHDKCLVGLVANEEKIERYLHDSLMLVTALNPHIGYEKAAEIAKKAFNDNTTLKESALALGYLTEEQFNEWVDPKKMVRF
- a CDS encoding alpha/beta-type small acid-soluble spore protein, whose amino-acid sequence is MANNNSNNSNQLLVPGVQQALDQMKYEIAQEFGVQLGADATSRANGSVGGEITKRLVSMAESQLGGGAR
- a CDS encoding nuclease-related domain-containing protein — its product is MQDLKPLVPSDELRIYRVLDGRNSLSEKDKQQLWKLERGFEGEMEFSRLVMERDIEGILLNDLLYEYKGSLFQVDKLLLINNSILLLDIKNHEDDYIIKEGKWHNERTGQDIRNPVEQLNRCETLLTNLLQDLGNKNALESSLVFVNPEFFLYNAPVDQPIIFPSQINRFLNKLQKKSLSVKKSQFILAEKLISLCKKENPFTRVPPYNFEELKKGVLCERCRRFMRKLRGRTLVCDGCGSLERVESAIVRGVKEFVLLFPEKKVTTNHIYEWCKVVESKHTIRRVLSEHFEVVGKWKSTHFIEKMEE